From a region of the Streptomyces sp. NBC_00193 genome:
- a CDS encoding bifunctional metallophosphatase/5'-nucleotidase — protein MTTARSLRQIMATTDVHSTLGADGPLLGHLHQARAGSLLVDCGDFFEGTGYYRLGRGALERDILLALYDVVAPGNHGWLHYFEPGLHQRTVCANVVEDSTGNALFRRLRIVDIQGRRTALTAVIGPQAFNSIPAGQRSGRRVTDPVHTLRELMLAHHHEVDSWVLLSHSGFEQDLQLAEACPFLDVVFAGHCHSEHTGPERVGSTIVLKGAELAVGYAVAEPSPEGWVGRTARFPDTSGSVLPTDLASVRQQIASIDAQLAEPHGRLVAPHRNKPLDRRALLRELADRLRSGLGSEAVVLNETAVRTTLLGEVLTAGDLLAIEPFDNNLVEAQVAPAFRHDPAALLTHLTEQAGPLIASPDPLPTGLTSVLTTDYLADTCLDSRSHPIGLNLGSAIRSILTNGDDQ, from the coding sequence ATGACCACGGCCCGTTCCCTACGACAGATCATGGCCACCACTGACGTCCACTCCACGCTCGGCGCCGACGGCCCGCTGCTCGGGCACCTCCACCAGGCACGCGCAGGCAGCCTGCTGGTGGACTGCGGCGACTTCTTCGAGGGCACCGGGTACTACCGCCTCGGCCGGGGCGCGCTCGAACGGGACATCCTGCTCGCCCTGTACGACGTCGTCGCTCCCGGGAACCACGGCTGGCTGCACTACTTCGAGCCGGGCCTCCACCAGCGGACCGTATGCGCCAACGTCGTCGAGGACTCCACCGGCAACGCGCTCTTCCGACGTCTGCGCATCGTGGACATCCAAGGCCGACGGACAGCCCTCACGGCCGTGATCGGCCCGCAGGCATTCAACTCGATCCCGGCCGGGCAGCGTTCCGGCCGCCGCGTCACCGATCCCGTCCACACCCTGCGCGAGCTGATGCTCGCGCACCACCACGAGGTCGACTCCTGGGTCCTCCTCAGCCACTCCGGCTTCGAGCAGGACCTCCAGCTCGCCGAGGCGTGCCCCTTCCTCGACGTGGTCTTCGCCGGCCACTGCCACAGCGAACACACCGGACCCGAACGGGTCGGCAGCACCATCGTGCTCAAGGGCGCGGAACTCGCCGTCGGCTACGCAGTCGCCGAGCCCTCCCCCGAAGGCTGGGTCGGACGGACCGCCCGTTTCCCCGACACCTCGGGATCCGTCCTACCGACCGATCTGGCCTCCGTCCGTCAACAGATCGCCTCCATCGACGCACAGCTGGCCGAGCCGCATGGACGTCTCGTCGCGCCCCATCGGAACAAGCCACTCGACCGCCGCGCTCTGCTCCGCGAACTGGCCGACCGGCTGCGCAGCGGACTGGGCAGCGAGGCGGTCGTCCTCAACGAGACCGCGGTGCGCACGACGCTGCTGGGCGAAGTCCTCACCGCGGGAGACCTGCTGGCCATCGAGCCGTTCGACAACAACCTGGTCGAGGCCCAGGTCGCGCCGGCCTTCCGGCATGACCCCGCTGCCCTGCTCACTCACCTCACCGAGCAGGCCGGACCCCTGATTGCCTCCCCCGATCCGCTCCCCACCGGTCTGACGAGCGTCCTGACCACCGACTACCTCGCCGACACCTGTCTGGACAGCCGATCCCACCCCATCGGCCTCAACCTCGGCTCGGCAATCAGGAGCATCCTGACCAACGGAGACGACCAGTGA
- the dcd gene encoding dCTP deaminase: protein MILTGPEITSASKDGRLRISPFTPTQVNPNSYNVRLGGTLLTYTDQVLDAHRPNPTRRTEIGDDGHVLQPGELYLGHTLEEVGSDLFVPLLFGRSSVGRLGLFVEITAPIGDIGFHGQWTLMLTPTRPVRVYAGMKIGQIMFFVSEGAIDLYEGKYQAASGPQPSAYWRDLDATAVTS from the coding sequence GTGATCCTCACCGGACCCGAGATCACCTCCGCCTCGAAGGACGGACGGCTGCGCATCTCCCCCTTCACGCCGACCCAGGTCAACCCGAACAGCTACAACGTCCGCCTGGGCGGGACCCTGCTCACCTACACCGACCAGGTACTCGACGCCCACCGGCCGAACCCCACCCGCCGCACGGAGATCGGCGACGACGGCCACGTCCTGCAGCCCGGCGAGCTGTATCTCGGCCACACCCTGGAGGAGGTGGGATCCGACCTCTTCGTCCCCCTGCTCTTCGGTCGCTCCTCCGTCGGCCGACTGGGGCTCTTCGTCGAGATCACCGCACCCATCGGTGACATCGGCTTCCACGGCCAGTGGACACTGATGCTCACCCCGACCCGCCCCGTGCGCGTCTACGCCGGGATGAAGATCGGGCAGATCATGTTCTTCGTCTCCGAGGGCGCCATCGACCTGTACGAGGGCAAGTACCAGGCGGCCTCAGGGCCCCAGCCTTCCGCGTACTGGCGTGACCTCGACGCCACGGCGGTGACCTCGTGA
- a CDS encoding deoxycytidine triphosphate deaminase produces MILTGPAIAAAREAGRITIDPYDPDRLSPNAYDWRLGSTFRVCEGDLDAATPTAFSELTLPDDGYVLEPGHLYLGHTLERTGSETYAQLLNGDRTTGSLGIWVHVSAPLGHQGHAIRWTLEIRATRPVRVRPSMTFGKVVFLRTHGSPVSYQQHGLKYRTSEGIETSRLYEENPGGRR; encoded by the coding sequence GTGATCCTCACCGGACCGGCCATCGCCGCCGCCCGCGAGGCGGGCCGCATCACCATCGACCCGTACGACCCGGATCGTCTGTCCCCCAACGCGTACGACTGGCGCCTGGGCAGCACGTTCCGCGTCTGCGAGGGCGACCTCGACGCCGCCACTCCCACCGCCTTCTCCGAACTCACCCTCCCCGACGACGGCTACGTCCTGGAGCCCGGCCACCTCTACCTCGGCCACACCCTGGAACGGACCGGCTCCGAGACGTACGCCCAGCTCCTCAACGGCGACCGGACCACCGGCTCCCTCGGCATCTGGGTCCACGTCTCCGCGCCGCTCGGGCACCAGGGCCACGCGATCCGCTGGACCTTGGAGATCCGCGCCACCCGGCCCGTACGCGTCCGGCCCAGCATGACCTTCGGCAAGGTCGTCTTCCTCCGCACCCACGGCTCCCCCGTCAGCTACCAGCAGCACGGCCTCAAGTACCGCACCAGCGAGGGCATCGAGACATCACGCCTCTACGAGGAGAACCCTGGAGGCCGCCGGTGA
- a CDS encoding glycosyltransferase family 4 protein codes for MNRVVATALDLPFPSPGGSVELFLDLYAGTQPAIPARAFMLAPDGPRPRTPAGIDLLHAAGKCLDGHAFSRYVTNLRHAMTAAIDPRQISVLHLHHLAFGATPALLRALPAHPRIAFVHGTDLLHAENHTTQLRVLRETASAADAIVVPTGAMADRLLKLAPKTDRRKIEKIPWGIPDRLLTDPPPRPARRPASHLRILFAGRLSSEKGLEPLLQAVAATRSVELSIAAPRAQFLDLAPVVRKLGVHVRYLGWFRRAQLWRAFADHDVLAVPSTTLEAMGLVALEAQACGLPVLYQPVPGLSEALSGTGLATDFTNPTTAAHDLHRLRTTPGLLVMLRASGRTNAARFPLSTTATAIADLGRRLA; via the coding sequence GTGAACCGCGTTGTCGCCACCGCCCTCGACCTGCCGTTCCCCAGCCCCGGCGGGAGCGTCGAACTCTTCCTCGACCTCTACGCCGGCACCCAGCCCGCAATCCCCGCCCGCGCCTTCATGCTCGCCCCCGACGGCCCCCGACCTCGCACCCCGGCCGGCATCGACCTGCTGCACGCCGCCGGCAAATGCCTCGACGGCCACGCCTTCAGCCGGTACGTCACCAACCTGCGCCACGCCATGACGGCCGCCATCGACCCGCGCCAGATCAGCGTGCTGCACCTGCACCACCTGGCCTTCGGCGCCACCCCCGCCCTCCTGCGGGCCCTACCCGCCCACCCCCGGATCGCCTTCGTCCACGGCACCGACCTCCTGCACGCCGAGAACCACACCACGCAGCTACGCGTTCTCCGCGAGACCGCGTCCGCTGCCGACGCGATCGTCGTCCCCACCGGCGCCATGGCCGACCGCCTGCTCAAGCTCGCCCCCAAGACGGACAGGCGCAAGATCGAGAAAATCCCCTGGGGCATCCCCGACCGCCTCCTCACCGACCCACCGCCCCGGCCCGCCCGACGTCCCGCGAGCCACCTGCGGATCCTCTTCGCAGGCCGCCTCAGCTCCGAGAAGGGCCTCGAACCCCTCCTCCAAGCCGTCGCGGCCACTCGCTCGGTCGAGCTGAGCATCGCCGCCCCGCGCGCCCAGTTCCTCGACCTCGCCCCGGTCGTCCGCAAGCTCGGCGTCCACGTCCGCTACCTCGGCTGGTTCCGCCGCGCCCAACTGTGGAGGGCCTTCGCCGACCACGACGTACTCGCCGTGCCCTCCACCACCCTGGAGGCCATGGGCCTCGTCGCCCTCGAAGCCCAGGCCTGCGGACTCCCCGTCCTCTACCAACCCGTCCCCGGACTCAGCGAAGCCCTCTCCGGTACCGGCCTGGCCACCGACTTCACCAACCCCACCACCGCCGCCCACGACCTCCACCGCCTGCGCACCACCCCAGGCCTCTTGGTGATGCTCCGCGCATCCGGCCGCACCAATGCCGCCCGTTTCCCCCTCAGCACCACCGCCACCGCCATCGCCGACCTCGGCCGGCGGCTCGCCTGA
- a CDS encoding serine hydrolase has translation MTHTTDRIEDLLQTGVRDEVYPGAVWAVGNADGIQASGAVGLLDPDHPDEPMRLDTVFDVASLTKILAVWSTIGTLVEEGKLQIHTPLGTFWNEVAGRPLARTTAHHLLTHTAGLPLRANLKNLYGTDPQDIRDGVLHEALHRPPGEAVEYTDRAALVLGYLAEHLSGQPLDQLATDRIWHPLGMTHTRFGPLPAAEAVRCAPTEYDESAGTHLKGTAHDFSARLLDGVCGIAGTFSVLDDLALFLRHMLAPTQAAFGPTWIKDSLRIHTGALTPARGLFWHPGPGTEPRQDIWVHYGFTGTGMWISPQQDRWAVLLTNKLRFNRDREPLTGIRNAYRAFAFS, from the coding sequence ATGACCCACACCACCGACCGGATCGAAGACCTCCTCCAGACCGGCGTACGCGACGAGGTCTACCCCGGCGCGGTGTGGGCGGTCGGGAACGCCGACGGCATCCAGGCCAGCGGAGCCGTCGGCCTCCTCGACCCCGACCACCCGGACGAGCCGATGCGGCTGGACACCGTCTTCGACGTGGCCAGCCTCACCAAGATCCTCGCCGTCTGGTCCACGATCGGCACCCTGGTCGAAGAGGGCAAGCTCCAGATCCACACCCCGCTGGGCACCTTCTGGAACGAAGTCGCAGGCCGCCCCCTAGCCCGTACCACGGCCCACCACCTGCTCACCCACACCGCCGGCCTGCCGCTGCGCGCCAACCTGAAGAACCTCTACGGCACCGACCCCCAGGACATCCGCGACGGCGTCCTACACGAGGCCCTCCACCGCCCGCCAGGCGAAGCCGTCGAGTACACCGACCGAGCCGCCCTCGTCCTCGGCTACCTCGCCGAGCACCTCTCGGGCCAGCCCCTGGACCAGCTCGCCACCGACCGCATCTGGCACCCCCTGGGCATGACCCACACCCGCTTCGGCCCCCTCCCCGCCGCCGAGGCGGTCCGCTGCGCCCCCACCGAGTACGACGAGAGCGCCGGCACCCACCTCAAGGGCACCGCCCACGACTTCTCCGCCCGCCTCCTCGACGGCGTCTGCGGCATCGCCGGCACGTTCTCGGTCCTCGACGACCTCGCCCTGTTCCTCCGCCACATGCTCGCCCCCACCCAGGCCGCCTTCGGTCCGACCTGGATCAAGGACTCCCTCCGCATCCACACCGGCGCCCTCACCCCCGCCCGCGGCCTCTTCTGGCACCCCGGACCCGGCACCGAACCCAGACAGGACATCTGGGTCCACTACGGCTTCACTGGCACCGGCATGTGGATCAGCCCGCAGCAGGACCGATGGGCCGTCCTCCTCACCAACAAGCTCCGTTTCAACCGCGACCGCGAGCCCTTGACTGGTATCCGCAACGCCTACCGTGCCTTCGCCTTCTCATAG
- a CDS encoding DUF4262 domain-containing protein encodes MDDSPCFCLLCAPTEWGGPVSADRDRRITKSVTDYGWHVMGVAGGDAPGDWGYSIGLWHTLRSPEVSVFGLPSQTAMQVANAAGIAIREGNLLEPDQRRGDVLNGYDVIVRPVHPSWYHDFFGAGIDFYQTPPLPITQLFWPDKDGLFPWEEGTHDHCRKSQPLLWIPKDETTGPWAHVA; translated from the coding sequence ATGGACGACTCCCCTTGCTTCTGCCTTCTCTGCGCCCCGACCGAATGGGGCGGGCCCGTGTCGGCGGACCGCGACCGCCGCATCACGAAGAGCGTTACGGACTACGGCTGGCACGTTATGGGCGTTGCCGGCGGTGACGCCCCAGGCGACTGGGGCTACTCCATCGGCCTCTGGCACACACTCCGCAGCCCCGAGGTAAGCGTGTTCGGCCTGCCCTCACAGACCGCGATGCAGGTAGCAAACGCCGCTGGGATCGCGATCAGAGAGGGCAATCTACTTGAGCCCGACCAGCGGCGGGGAGACGTTCTCAACGGCTATGACGTGATCGTTCGACCTGTGCATCCCAGCTGGTACCACGACTTCTTCGGCGCAGGCATCGACTTTTATCAGACCCCGCCACTGCCGATCACGCAGTTGTTCTGGCCGGACAAGGACGGACTGTTCCCCTGGGAAGAGGGGACACATGATCACTGCCGGAAGAGTCAGCCTCTGCTCTGGATTCCGAAAGACGAGACCACCGGCCCCTGGGCTCACGTCGCTTGA
- a CDS encoding protein kinase, with the protein MSERGRRLVLDYECLYSMPTGVHEVHVWWDSTLNNWLVGKRVDISEFQDVGGLIEPGLMEMIKHPNIVDVRAVASVLGYPQPMHVVEILMPFFERGSITDALERGETFAPTKALRIVQAALQGLTEMHERHGILHRDIKSPNLFLTGDADLVKIGDLGVAGAMDASGATSAVQVAHMYSPPEIMVGPRITRAADLYSLGLVLLELLAGKFDYASYTRTEVVDALQQGLPPLRERDRRLPVWVCRRLRQLISKAAHPDPTQRFANARDMSSALAAIKIADWSEADANVWQAPHLRRDEHWRVTAIPAKAGGVELAMFRRKSASWRRVGEAAVVPTVDHPQARAYFETANKRAVN; encoded by the coding sequence GTGAGCGAGCGCGGAAGACGGCTTGTCCTGGACTATGAGTGTCTCTACAGCATGCCAACTGGAGTCCATGAAGTACACGTATGGTGGGATTCGACCCTAAATAATTGGCTTGTTGGTAAACGTGTAGATATATCGGAATTTCAGGATGTTGGTGGTCTAATCGAACCCGGCCTCATGGAAATGATCAAACACCCCAACATCGTGGACGTGCGTGCAGTGGCCAGCGTTCTCGGCTACCCCCAGCCCATGCATGTGGTTGAGATCCTCATGCCGTTCTTCGAGAGGGGAAGCATCACTGACGCTCTGGAGCGCGGGGAGACTTTCGCACCCACGAAGGCGCTGCGTATCGTCCAGGCAGCACTTCAGGGGCTGACAGAGATGCACGAGCGTCACGGCATCCTGCATCGCGACATCAAGAGCCCCAACCTGTTCCTCACCGGCGACGCCGATCTCGTCAAGATCGGTGATCTTGGTGTCGCTGGTGCCATGGACGCATCCGGGGCTACTTCCGCTGTCCAGGTGGCGCACATGTACTCGCCTCCGGAAATTATGGTTGGCCCTCGCATCACCCGCGCGGCGGATCTGTATTCCCTTGGGCTCGTCCTGCTCGAACTCCTTGCTGGAAAGTTCGACTACGCCTCCTACACGAGGACCGAGGTCGTCGACGCACTCCAGCAGGGACTCCCGCCTCTGCGTGAGCGCGATCGTCGGCTTCCGGTCTGGGTCTGCCGCCGCCTGCGACAGCTGATCTCCAAAGCCGCCCACCCAGACCCCACCCAGCGTTTCGCTAACGCACGCGACATGAGTAGCGCTCTCGCGGCCATCAAGATCGCCGATTGGAGCGAGGCTGACGCCAACGTGTGGCAAGCTCCACATCTTCGTCGGGATGAGCACTGGAGAGTCACGGCAATTCCGGCAAAGGCGGGCGGGGTCGAATTGGCCATGTTTCGGCGCAAGTCCGCCTCCTGGCGACGTGTTGGCGAGGCTGCCGTGGTACCGACTGTTGATCACCCTCAGGCGCGTGCCTACTTCGAGACGGCGAACAAGCGCGCCGTCAACTGA
- a CDS encoding restriction endonuclease, with protein sequence MAARKRHRSAPRKRREARLKAGVWSGIAALAVLLTFWSTIWPYAVGVLVLGAVGGGGWWLWTTHRLVRGSDRRWRREESVRAGHRTLAEVDAMDGTQFEDFVADLCRRDGCTDVRRVGRTGDDGADVSGRLPDGRTMVIQCKRYNPKRKISNGEVRNLLGSRVHFKAEVAVFVTTAYFSGPAERCALQNDVVAIHRDHLGLWNNGAALPSLNAVNGAGQGDRRHRALRKETYE encoded by the coding sequence GTGGCAGCACGCAAGAGGCATCGGTCGGCACCACGGAAGCGTCGGGAGGCCCGGCTCAAAGCAGGTGTCTGGAGCGGCATAGCCGCATTGGCGGTGCTACTGACGTTCTGGTCGACGATCTGGCCCTATGCAGTGGGAGTGTTGGTCCTTGGCGCGGTCGGTGGCGGAGGCTGGTGGCTGTGGACGACGCACCGCCTGGTCCGAGGCAGCGACCGGCGGTGGCGCCGCGAGGAATCCGTCAGGGCGGGCCATCGGACGCTCGCCGAGGTCGACGCGATGGACGGCACGCAGTTCGAGGACTTCGTGGCCGACCTCTGTCGGCGGGACGGTTGTACGGATGTCCGCCGCGTCGGCCGCACGGGCGACGATGGCGCCGATGTAAGCGGACGGCTGCCCGACGGCCGCACGATGGTGATCCAGTGCAAGCGGTACAACCCGAAGCGGAAGATCTCCAATGGAGAGGTCCGCAACCTACTGGGCTCGCGAGTGCACTTCAAGGCCGAAGTCGCCGTCTTCGTCACCACCGCGTACTTCAGCGGGCCTGCCGAACGCTGTGCCCTGCAGAACGATGTCGTGGCCATCCACCGTGATCATCTTGGACTGTGGAACAACGGTGCGGCGCTCCCGTCTCTTAACGCGGTGAATGGCGCCGGCCAGGGCGACCGGCGGCACCGCGCCCTGCGGAAGGAGACGTACGAGTAG